GGATCAGGTTCGAGTGCACCGAGTAACTGCCGAAGGTGACACCGGCCGCCGATGTCTCCTCCGCGATCACCATCGAATAGGTGAAGTCCGAGACGCCACCGCCCCCGAACTCTTCGGGTGCCTCGATGCCCAGGACGCCGAGTTCGCCCAGCCTGTTGTAGAACTCGCGCGGCGGATGGCCCTGCTTCTCCCAATCGTGGTACACCGGCGCGACCTCTTTGGCGATGAAGTCACGGATGGTCTTGCGGAAGGGCTCATGGTCCTCGGTGAAGATGCGACGCTGCATTGGTCCCTCGAAACTGTTGTGGGCGGACGGGTCTGACGACATTCACCTCAAGTGGTCATCGCTCCTGATATTCGCGTAGGAGCCCCTTGGAGATGATCTGTTTCTGGATCTCGCTGGTGCCCTCGCCGATCAGCAGGAAGGGCGCGTCGCGCATGAGGCGCTCGATCTCGAATTCCTTCGAGTAGCCGTAACCGCCGTGGATGCGGAAGCTGGCCTGGGTGACCTCGGCGCAGTACTCACTGCACAGGTACTTGGCCATCCCGGCGGCGACGTCGTTGCGCTCGCCGGAGTCTTTCAGTCGTGCCGCATTGACCATCATCAGGTGTGCCGCCTCGACCTTCGTCGCCATCTCGGTTAGCGAGAACGCAACGGCCTGGTGCTCGGCGATGGGTTTGCCGAAGGTGGACCGCTGCTGCGCGTACTTCACCGCGAGTTCGAAGGCGCGCTGGGCGATTCCGCAGGCGCGGGCCGACACGTTGACGCGCCCGACCTCGACGCCGTCCATCATGTGCGCGAAGCCGCGGCCCGGTTCGCCCCCGAGGATGTCGGTGGCGGGCGCGCGGTAACCGTCGAAGATCAGCTCGGTGGTGTCGATGCCCTTGTAGCCCATCTTGTCCAGCTTGCGCGGGATGGTCAGGCCTGGGAGTACCTCGCCGAAGCCGGCCGGCTTCTCCACCAGGAACGTCGTGAGGTTCTTGTGCGGCTTCTCGTTGCCCTCCTCGGTACGGACAAGAGCGGCAACGAGAGTCGACGACCCGCCGTTGGTCAGCCACATCTTCTGACCGTTGATGACGTATCCGTCGTCTCCGTCCCGCTTCGCGCTGGTCTTGATCGCCGCGACGTCGGACCCCAGTTCCGGTTCGGACATCGAGAACGCGCCGCGCACCTCGCCCGTCGCCATGCGGGGGAGGAAGCGCTGTTTCTGCTCGTCGGTCCCGTGCTGGCGGATCATGTACGCCACGATGAAATGGGTGTTGATCACGCCCGACACGCTCATCCATCCACGTGCCAGTTCTTCAACGCACAACGCGTAGGTCAGCAGGGACTCGCCGAGTCCGCCGTACTCCTCGGGGATCATCAGGCCGAACAGGCCCATCTCGGCCATGCCGTCGACGATGGCCTGCGGATACTCGTCGGCGTGCTCGAGTTCCTGTGCGGTGGGGATGATCTGCTTGTCGACGAACGAACGGACGTTGGCCAGGATCTCCGTCTGGATCTCGGTGAGGCCCAGGGTCTGCGCGAGGCGGGTCATGGTGGCTGGTCTCCGAAGTCGGTCGGGGTGCGCTCGCACCGTCGGGCGGACGTGGTGCGCGACCGGCACGCGTCCGTCTCACAGCATGCCCGGCGGCGGCCCGGCGAAGTAGTCGCGGTGAACTAAGGGAGCGATAGCGCGAGCCAATGGCTCTCGGCCACCGGCGCCTATCGGTCCGATAGCCATCGCCGATGACCCCGCTCGCAACTCCGTGTCCTCGACACATAGGCAGCGACAGTCAGGTCGTTCGCCGAGCGAACGTTGTCACATGGGTTCGACCCTGGTTTGAATCGGAACGGATGTGAGCCATAACACTGACGGAGCGCATCGCAACCCAGATCACTCGGCTGGAAGAGGTAATGCCATGACGGTCTCCACCGCCTCCGGATCAGGAGCCGGCGACAAGCCCGGGTCAGCGGCGCGCACGGGACCCGCTGGTCCCGCCCACACCGTCGACTTCGAAGCGGCCCAGACGCCGCGAGGTCTCGGCCCACGCGGCGAATCACGCGCGGGCGCCTGGGGTCTCACGGCTCTGCTGGTCAGCCTCTACGTCATCAACTACGCCGACAAGGCAGTGCTGGGCATCATCGCGCAACCGCTCCGCGAGGAGCTGGGCCTGAGCTCCTCGCAGATCGGTCTCGTCGGCAGCCTGTTCTTCCTGACGTTCACGATCGGCGGATTCTTCGCGGGACTGCTCAACCGCTGGATGACCCTGCGCTGGTCGCTGGTCCTGCTGGCCCTGTGCTGGGCCGCGGCCATGCTCCCCATGGTGGTGGTGGCGTCGTTCGCGGTCCTCGTCCTCAGCCGGCTGTTCCTCGGTCTCGCCGAAGGTCCGAGTTCGGCGCTCCTGCACACGGCGGCCTACTCCTGGCATCCGCCGGCCCGGCGCGCCTTGCCCGGTGCCCTCCTCGCCGGTGCCGCGTCGATCTCGAAGATCGCGATCGCTCCGCTGCTCGCCGTGATCACAGTGAGCTTCGGGTGGCGCTGGGCACTGATCTCCCTTGCCGCCGGTGGCCTCGTCTGGTGTGTCGTCTGGCTGTCGACCTGGCGCAACGGCCCGTACATCGCGAGTGGGAAGACGTCGAAGGACGCGCCGACCGCGAGTGCCGGCGCCGAACCCGCGACGCCGTGGATCTCGATCTTCCGCTCACGCACGTTCGTCACCGGCGCGCTCGTCGTGATGAGCGTTTATGCGCTGGTCAGTGTCGTGCTCACGTGGTTGCCGTCGTACTTCGAAGAGGGGCTGGGGTACAGCCGCCTGCAGTCCGGGTCGATGTTCGCGTTCCCCTCGATCGTCGGCCTGGTCCTGATGGTGCTGAGTTCGATCACGAGTGACCGGATGATCTCGAAAGGGGCGACCTCGCGGATGCTGCGCATCGTCGTGCCGTCGGTCGGGGTTCTCGTCTCCGGCGTCCTGCTGTTCCTGCTGCCCTCGGTTGGCACACCGATCGTCGCGGTCGCGATCCTGTCGATCGGTTATGGCTTCGCGGCCACGGTGTTCCCGCTGTTCAACGCGGCCGTCGCCGAGATCTGCCCGCCCCGGCAGACCGCCGGAACGCTAGGTGTCTTCCTGGCGATCATGGCGATCGGCGGTCTCGTCGCGCCGTACGCGACGGGTGTCATCGTCGACGCGGCCGCCACGCCGGCCGAGGGTTACGCCACCGCGTTCCAGGTGCTCGGAATCGTCGCCGCGGTGTGCGCGGTGCTCGCGCTGGTCTTCGCCGATCCCGAGCGCGATCGTGCTCGGTTGCGTCCGCACGCGCCGACCGTCGAAGGCGCCACCTCGTGACTTGCGCGTCCCATAGGTAGGGCCTCATCGACTGTGAGTGTGAATCGACTTGTCTGCCAAGCGCCCCGGTGGTCGGCTCGTCACAGCGGGCGATCGGCGTCCGCCGGCGTGGTGCACGTCGGACACAACTTCATCCCTTGCCCTGACATCGAGGAGTCCCCATGCGTGATGCAGTGATCGTCGACGCGGTCCGCGCGCCCATCGGCCGCCGCCGCGGCGCCCTGTCCGGTATCCATCCCGCCGACCTGTCCGCCCACGTACTGGAGGCGCTCGTCGAGCGGACCGGCATCGATCCGGCCGTCGTCGACGACGTCGTCTGGGGATGTGTCAGCCAAGCCGCCGAGCAGGCGGGCAATGTCGCGCGGACGGCCGTGCTCGCCGCCGGCTGGCCCGAGAGCGTCCCCGGAACCACCGTGACGCGCGCCTGCGGGTCCAGCCAGCAGGCGGTCAGCATGGCGGCCGCGGCGGTGGTGTCCGGCCAGCAGGATGTCGTGATAGCCGGCGGGGTCGAGTCGATGAGTCGTGTCCCGATGGGCAGCGCCGCACCGAATGGCGAGCATCAGCCGCCCACGGTCCTCGACCGTTACGGCGTCGACAAGTTCAGCCAGGGGATCGGCGCCGAGATGGTCGCCGCGAAATGGGGATTGGACCGCACCCGCCTCGACGGGTACTCGCTGCGCTCGCACGAACTCGCTGCGCAGGCGGCCGACCGTGGTGCGTTCGACGCCCAGTTGGCGCCGATCCCGGGGGTGCTCGAGGGTGACGAGGGCATCCGCCGCGGTGGGACGCTCGAATCGCTCGCCAAGCTCAAGCCGGCCTTCAGCGAGGACGGCGTGATCCACGCCGGCAACTCCTCGCAGATCTCCGACGGGTCGGGTGCCCTGCTGATCATGGCCGGCGAGACCGCGAAGTCGCACAGTCTCACGCCGATCGCCCGCATCCACACCGCGGTCGTCGCCGCCGATGACCCGGTGATCATGCTGACCGGACCGATCCCGGCCACGGCCAAGGCGCTCAAGCGATCCGGGCTGTCGATCGACGACATCGGGGCTTTCGAGATCAACGAGGCGTTCGCCCCGGTTCCGCTGGCCTGGCAGGCCGAGACGGGTGCCGACATCGAGCGGCTCAACCCGCTCGGCGGAGCGATCGCCGTCGGCCACCCGCTCGGCGGTTCAGGCGCCATCCTCATGACTCGGCTTGTCCATCACATGCGTGACAACGGCATTCGCTACGGACTGCAGTCGATGTGCGAAGCCGGTGGCATGGCCAACACCACCATCCTCGAACTGCTCTGACCGCGTTCCCTCCGCCCCCTGGTTCGAGAGAAGAGCAGAAGCCCTGGACCCCTGCTCCCGGACATGCGAACGAGCGCAGGCGGCCCTCTCTGCTCCCTGAGGTGCGAGCGAAGCGAGCCTCGAAGGGCGACGTGAGATGCTCACCCGCCCTTCGTGGCTCGTCGCTATCGCTCCTCGCACCTCAGGGAGCAGGGGTTATGCGGCTATTTCGGATCAGGGGTTGGCCCCCGGGCTCGCTCCTCAGGGATCAGCAACGATCTCATACGAAAGGTATTGGTAAACAATGGAACTAAGAGGACTGTCGGTCGCGATCACCGGCGGCGCATCCGGTCTCGGGCTCGCGACTGCTCAGCGCGTCGTCGACGCCGGTGGCCTGGTCACCCTGATCGATCTGCCGACCTCGGACGGTCAGGCCGTGGCCGACGGACTCGGTGCCGCAGCGTCGTTCGCGGCCGCCGACATCACCGACCGCGAACAGTTCGCCGCCGCACTCGATGTCGCCGACGACCGAGGTGGCCTGCGCGGACTCGTGCACTGTGCCGGGGCGGGCCGGCGCATGCGCATCCTGGACAAGGAGGGCAAGGCGGGTTCGGTGGAGGACTTCGAGTTCGTCATCAAGCTCAACCTCGTCGGGTCGTTCCATGCGCTCTCGCTCGGCGCGGAACGTATCGCGCGACAGGAGCCCGTCGACGGGGAGCGGGGCGCCATCATCATGACCGCGTCGGTCGCGGCGTACGAGGGACAGATCGGCCAGATCAACTACTCGGCGTCGAAGGCGGGCATCGTCGGGATGACGCTGGTCGCCGCACGGGACCTGGCCAGCAAGCTCATCCGCGTCAACACCATCGCGCCGGGCACGATGGACACGCCGTTGCTCGCCCGGCTGCGCGACGACGTGCGCGATGCGCTTGCCGCGAGCATTCCCAATCCGGCGCGGCTCGGTAGGCCGGAGGAGTTCGGTCAACTGGCCGCGTCGATCCTGGAGAACACCTATCTCAACGGCGAGACCATTCGCCTCGACGGGGCGATCCGGATGGCACCGCGGTAACCCGAATCCCGGCACGTCCGTTCTGCGTCCCCCACAACGCCTTTCGAGAGGATTCATCGCGATGTCTGCCACGGCGCCCACCACTCTCAGCTATCCCGACGCCACGATGGCGGTGCTGCCCGCGAGTATGGCCGCCCTCTACGGCGAGCGCGCGGCCGTCGTCGACGGCGCGATGACGCTCACGTTCACCGAGCTCGACGTGCGCTCGGCCGCCGTGGCGTCGGCGTTGCGTGCGGCCGGAGTGAGCGATCGCGATGTGGTCCTGCTGTACTTGACCAACAGCGTCGAGTTCGTCGTCGCCTACTACGGATCACTCCGGGCCGGTGCAGCGGTGACCCTGGTCAATCCGTTGCAGCCCGTACCGGGTCTGCGACGTCAGATCGCGGAAACCGCTGCGGTGGTGGGTTTCACGCAGGTCGAGCAGTCCGCGCGTCTCCTGTCCGCCGCCGTCGGCACGGCGTTGACGACGGTGGTGACGGTGGACGGGACCGCGGATGCGCCGGAGGGCATCGACACCGTCCCCCTCGCGGAGTTCGTCGTCGGGCACGAGGCGGCCCCGCCGGTCTCGACCACGAGCGACGACGTCGCGCACCTCGCCTTCACCGGCGGCACCACGGGTGTCTCGAAGGGCGTTCGGGTCCTGCACCGCAACGTGCTCGGCAACGTCACGCAGATGATCGCCTGGCGGGCAGGTCATTCCGTGGCGGTGGGAACCGACGGTCTCCTGACCCTCACTCCCCGGTCGTCGGAGAACCCGGGGGTGGTCCCCGGGCATGCGGCGACGGTCGTCGTGTCCCCGCTGTTCCACGCGCACGCCCTCATCAACATGTCGTTTCTCCTGCTGTGCGGTGCCACGCACGTCTTCGCCGGCCGTTTCGAGCCCGGGCGGATGCTGGCTCTCATCGAGGCGCATCGGGCGTCGTATGTGACCGGGAGTCCCGCGATGTGGCATGCGCTCGCCGTGCACCCCGACGTCTCCACACGGGACCTGACCTCGGTGCGGGTGGTCTCCTCCGGCGCGGCGCCGATCGATCACGTGACCCTGGAGCAGCTCGAGAAGGCGTTCCCGGCAGCGGCGATCGTGGAGGGATACGGCCTCACCGAGGCGACGTGCCTGGTGTCGTCGGCGCCCCTGACGTCCGGGGGTCGATACCGGCTCGGGAGTGTGGGTCTGCCGACGTTCGACACCCAGATCGAGATCCGCGCCGTCGACGATCCGGCCGTGGTCCTCGCGCCGGGGGAGAAGGGACAGTTGTGGGTGCGCGGCCCGCAGGTCACCGACGGCTATCTCGATCACCCTGAGAAGACGGCCGAGCAGTTCGTCGACGGGTGGCTCGACACCGGTGACATCGCCTACCGCGACGCCGACGGGTACCTCTACATCTGCGACCGTGCGAAGGACATGCTGATCTACAAGGGCTACAACGTGTATCCGCGCGAGCTCGAGGAGATCCTGGTGACGCATCCGGACGTCGGTGCGGCGGCGGTCGTCGCCCGGGAGGCGGGTGCGGTGGGGCAGGAGCCGGTGGCCTTTCTCGTCGCCCGGGACGGTCACGTCATCGACGCGGATGCGGTGTCGGACTTCGTCGCCGCGCAGGTGTTGCCCTACAAGAAGATCCGGGACGTGTACGTGGTCGACGAGCTGCCCACCTCGGCGGCCGGCAAGGTCCAGAAGGTGGCGTTGCGGGAGCGCCTGGCGAACGCCTGACAGGGTCAGTGCCGGCGCCCGAGGCGCCGGCGCACGCGCGTGTGGTCAGCGCTGCGCGCGCTTGACCAGGTTGCGCCCGATGATGAGTCGCTGGATCTCGCTGGTGCCCTCGTACAGTCGGAGCAGCCGCACCTCGCGGTAGATGCGCTCCACCGGGACGTCGCGCATGTAGCCGCTGCCGCCGTGGATCTGCACGGCGAGATCGGCGACCTTGCCGACCATCTCGGTGCAGAACAGCTTGGCGGCGGACGGGGCGATACGCCGATCGGTGTCGTCCACCCAGGCGCGGGCTGCCTCGCGCACCAGTGCGCGCCCGGCCATCACCCCGGACTGCTGGTCGGCGAGCATGGCCTGGACCAGTTGGAACTCGCCGATCGCCGTGCCGCCCTGGGTCGCGGTCGCGGCCCACGAGACCGACTCGTCGAGTGCGCGCTGTGCGGTGCCCACCGAGAGGGCCGCGATGTGCACCCGGCCACGGGCCAGACTCATCATCGCGGCCTTGTAACCCACGTCCTCGCTGCCGCCGACCAGTGCCGACGCCGGCACCCGCACGCCGTCGAAGTGCACGTCGGCGGTCCAGGCGCCCTCCTGGCCCATCTTGCGGTCCTTGGCGCCGACGCTGAGTCCGGCGGCGTCGGCGGGGACGAGGAACACCGCGATGCCGGTGCCCGCCTCGTCGGCCGGGCGGGTACGTGCGAACACGACGAACAGATCGGCCAGCGGGGCGTTGGTGATGAACCGCTTCTCGCCCGTGATCACCCAGTCGTCACCGTCGCGGACGGCCTTCGTGCGCAGTCCGGCCGGATCGGACCCGGCCCCCGGTTCGGTCAGCGCGAACGAGGCGACCACCTCGCCGGACGCGATCTTCTCCAGCCACGCCGACTTCTGCTCATCGGTGCCGAAGTGGACGAGGACCTGGCCGGCGATGCCGTTGTTGGTGCCGAACATCGAGCGCAGCGCCAGGGAGGTGTACCCGAGCTCCATCGCGAGTTCGACGTCCTGGGTCAGATCGAGGCCGAGACCGCCCCACTCCTGCGGGATGGCGTAGCCGAAAAGGCCCATGCTCGTCGCCGTCTGGCGGATGTCGTCGGGGATGGCGTCGGTGTCGAGGATCTCCTGCTCCCGCGGGACCACCACCTCGCGGACGAACTCGCGCGTCGCGGCGAGGATGTCGACGAAGTCCTCGTCGCCCACCTCGGAGGAGGTCGTCCGCGCTGAATGCATCACTCCGGTCATGCTGTCACTCTCGCGGCCGGCGGGCGAGGGGTCCAATACGAAACCGGGATCGCTGCGATAGCCGTTGCGTATGAGCGCGGAGGGGTCGATCGGGGCGGAACCTCGATAGATTTGTCCCCGCGGCACTCACCACGGGCCGGCGCTTCGCGACCGGTTGCCCGACGACCGTCACCCCGCCGCCCTCGAAAGGACTCCGATACATGTCATCGCACCCGCCCGCCGCCGCGTTGCTGGAGGGTCGTACCGCCGTCGTGACCGGCGGAGCCCAGGGCATCGGTTTCGAGATCGCCCGCTCGTTCGTCGACGCCGGCGCGCGAGTCGTGCTCGGTGACCTCAGCCTCGACGCCGCGCAGGCGGCCGCGGACGAACTCGGCGGCCGCGACGTGGCCCGCGCGGTGAGGTGCGACGTCGTCGACGCGGGCGAGGTCGACGCGCTGCTCGCGGCCGCGGTCGACGGGTTCGGGTCACTCGATGTGCTGGTGAACAACGCCGGGATCACCCGGGACGCGACGATGCGCACCATGACCGAAGAC
The genomic region above belongs to Gordonia hongkongensis and contains:
- a CDS encoding acyl-CoA dehydrogenase family protein: MTRLAQTLGLTEIQTEILANVRSFVDKQIIPTAQELEHADEYPQAIVDGMAEMGLFGLMIPEEYGGLGESLLTYALCVEELARGWMSVSGVINTHFIVAYMIRQHGTDEQKQRFLPRMATGEVRGAFSMSEPELGSDVAAIKTSAKRDGDDGYVINGQKMWLTNGGSSTLVAALVRTEEGNEKPHKNLTTFLVEKPAGFGEVLPGLTIPRKLDKMGYKGIDTTELIFDGYRAPATDILGGEPGRGFAHMMDGVEVGRVNVSARACGIAQRAFELAVKYAQQRSTFGKPIAEHQAVAFSLTEMATKVEAAHLMMVNAARLKDSGERNDVAAGMAKYLCSEYCAEVTQASFRIHGGYGYSKEFEIERLMRDAPFLLIGEGTSEIQKQIISKGLLREYQER
- a CDS encoding MFS transporter produces the protein MTVSTASGSGAGDKPGSAARTGPAGPAHTVDFEAAQTPRGLGPRGESRAGAWGLTALLVSLYVINYADKAVLGIIAQPLREELGLSSSQIGLVGSLFFLTFTIGGFFAGLLNRWMTLRWSLVLLALCWAAAMLPMVVVASFAVLVLSRLFLGLAEGPSSALLHTAAYSWHPPARRALPGALLAGAASISKIAIAPLLAVITVSFGWRWALISLAAGGLVWCVVWLSTWRNGPYIASGKTSKDAPTASAGAEPATPWISIFRSRTFVTGALVVMSVYALVSVVLTWLPSYFEEGLGYSRLQSGSMFAFPSIVGLVLMVLSSITSDRMISKGATSRMLRIVVPSVGVLVSGVLLFLLPSVGTPIVAVAILSIGYGFAATVFPLFNAAVAEICPPRQTAGTLGVFLAIMAIGGLVAPYATGVIVDAAATPAEGYATAFQVLGIVAAVCAVLALVFADPERDRARLRPHAPTVEGATS
- a CDS encoding thiolase family protein; amino-acid sequence: MRDAVIVDAVRAPIGRRRGALSGIHPADLSAHVLEALVERTGIDPAVVDDVVWGCVSQAAEQAGNVARTAVLAAGWPESVPGTTVTRACGSSQQAVSMAAAAVVSGQQDVVIAGGVESMSRVPMGSAAPNGEHQPPTVLDRYGVDKFSQGIGAEMVAAKWGLDRTRLDGYSLRSHELAAQAADRGAFDAQLAPIPGVLEGDEGIRRGGTLESLAKLKPAFSEDGVIHAGNSSQISDGSGALLIMAGETAKSHSLTPIARIHTAVVAADDPVIMLTGPIPATAKALKRSGLSIDDIGAFEINEAFAPVPLAWQAETGADIERLNPLGGAIAVGHPLGGSGAILMTRLVHHMRDNGIRYGLQSMCEAGGMANTTILELL
- a CDS encoding SDR family NAD(P)-dependent oxidoreductase, which codes for MELRGLSVAITGGASGLGLATAQRVVDAGGLVTLIDLPTSDGQAVADGLGAAASFAAADITDREQFAAALDVADDRGGLRGLVHCAGAGRRMRILDKEGKAGSVEDFEFVIKLNLVGSFHALSLGAERIARQEPVDGERGAIIMTASVAAYEGQIGQINYSASKAGIVGMTLVAARDLASKLIRVNTIAPGTMDTPLLARLRDDVRDALAASIPNPARLGRPEEFGQLAASILENTYLNGETIRLDGAIRMAPR
- a CDS encoding class I adenylate-forming enzyme family protein; the encoded protein is MSATAPTTLSYPDATMAVLPASMAALYGERAAVVDGAMTLTFTELDVRSAAVASALRAAGVSDRDVVLLYLTNSVEFVVAYYGSLRAGAAVTLVNPLQPVPGLRRQIAETAAVVGFTQVEQSARLLSAAVGTALTTVVTVDGTADAPEGIDTVPLAEFVVGHEAAPPVSTTSDDVAHLAFTGGTTGVSKGVRVLHRNVLGNVTQMIAWRAGHSVAVGTDGLLTLTPRSSENPGVVPGHAATVVVSPLFHAHALINMSFLLLCGATHVFAGRFEPGRMLALIEAHRASYVTGSPAMWHALAVHPDVSTRDLTSVRVVSSGAAPIDHVTLEQLEKAFPAAAIVEGYGLTEATCLVSSAPLTSGGRYRLGSVGLPTFDTQIEIRAVDDPAVVLAPGEKGQLWVRGPQVTDGYLDHPEKTAEQFVDGWLDTGDIAYRDADGYLYICDRAKDMLIYKGYNVYPRELEEILVTHPDVGAAAVVAREAGAVGQEPVAFLVARDGHVIDADAVSDFVAAQVLPYKKIRDVYVVDELPTSAAGKVQKVALRERLANA
- a CDS encoding acyl-CoA dehydrogenase family protein, coding for MTGVMHSARTTSSEVGDEDFVDILAATREFVREVVVPREQEILDTDAIPDDIRQTATSMGLFGYAIPQEWGGLGLDLTQDVELAMELGYTSLALRSMFGTNNGIAGQVLVHFGTDEQKSAWLEKIASGEVVASFALTEPGAGSDPAGLRTKAVRDGDDWVITGEKRFITNAPLADLFVVFARTRPADEAGTGIAVFLVPADAAGLSVGAKDRKMGQEGAWTADVHFDGVRVPASALVGGSEDVGYKAAMMSLARGRVHIAALSVGTAQRALDESVSWAATATQGGTAIGEFQLVQAMLADQQSGVMAGRALVREAARAWVDDTDRRIAPSAAKLFCTEMVGKVADLAVQIHGGSGYMRDVPVERIYREVRLLRLYEGTSEIQRLIIGRNLVKRAQR